GCTTTCGCCGCTTTCTGGTTTTGTAACCATTGCTCCGGAAGCGAATTCTTTTTCTTAGTCATTCGGTATTACCTTAAAAAATTAACCTTAACAATTAAACTGTATCTTGAAACTCAGTTCCTAGCTTGTAGAACCTAGGAACTGTAGCGCTTATTTCCCGGGCCAATAATCTCGAATATCGGCAAGGGGTCGATACAAGGTTAACATGACATCGGTATCACCATCTGCATAGACTTCAACATCGACGGCATATTTCTCATCTTCATCAAGTAGATGATAAGATTCGAATTCATCGCCTGTGGCACCATCTGCATCCTGGGGCGGCTTCTTACCGCGGAAATCTTCCCGGTGGAAGTAACCAAATTGAGCGAAATTGACCTGGTGGTATTCTTTGCCTAGCCACTGAGAAAACTCTGAGACTAGTTCGCTCGGTAGTTTTAATGTGGTTAATTGTGCCTGCTCATCTTCTTCGAATATGGCCCCAAACTGATCGAGATCGAAAATATGTTCAACCATAGAACGATTGATTTTAATTGAAAAGGCCAGATAAGTTTCATCATCTTCATCGAGAGACAAAAATACTGTGTCATTTCCATGACCCTTGAGTATCCATTCAGTCTGTTGACTGCGCTGGTATTCATAGGTACTGATGGATTCGACTCTTAACTGCTGGCCTCTAAGCTGTGGCGGCAGGGCGAAGCTATCATCCAGAGAGATCATGTCTCCCTTGAGGAGTTTAGAGGGGTGATCTAGCTGACGTTGGGGTGCCTCTTTCTTACCAAAAAGACCTTTTAAAAAACTCATCATCACTCCTGATTGGTTAATATATTTCAACTGGCGCTTCCCCTAGGATAATTTACTGGGAAAACATCTTCGATGGTTAGCCTGCTACAGGCTATTTGTGGCTTAAGACAAAAGAGCGCCTTTCTTTATGAAAAGAAAAGCGCTGCAGTCTTAGTCAAGGCATGAGCGGCTAGTATCTAGCTTCATGTGAAATCTAATTGCGATTACTTACGTGCCTTGAGGCGTTCCAATACGGCATTCGCGTTGGACTTTTGCTCGCCGATACCAGCTTCAGCTAATTTTGCATGTAGCGACTTATCGCTGTTCTCATCTTCTAAAGCTTCTGATGCTTTGAGGCGGTCATCAAACTGCTGTTGACGAGCCTTGATACGCTCCAGTGAATCTTTAGCATTTAACAGCTTAGAGTTACTGCCGGCGAAAGAGTTAGTTATTGACGCCGTAGCCTTCTGTACGCTCTCTGTGGTCTTAACCATAGTGAGTTGACGCTGGTAGTCGGTTAACTGACGTTCAGTCTTACGTACTAAGTCCTTAAGACGTGCAGCATGAGCACTGAAGCTGTCGTTAGCGGACTGCTGCTCTAAAAGCTCTTGATCGAGTTGAGCTATCTTCTCGGCAACTTCTAAGGCAAGGGTTTCATTGTCTTGTTCTAAAGCTTGAGTCGCAAAACCTTCATGCTCTGTGACTGAACGCTTCAAGCGGTCGATTTCACGGCTGGCTTGCATCTCTTTGGCCATAACATCAGTCAGTTCACGCTTAGCCTTGGTTAAGTGCTTCTCTGCATCACGGATCTCCTGTTCGAAGATACGGGTCGAGTTTGCATCGACTATGGTCTGACCAACTTCGGTAGCGCCGCCACGAAAAGCGGTTAAAATCTTGTTTAGTATGCCCATGATGTGGCTCCTTTAATTATGTAATCACACTGACTTCAACTTGTGCCATTACTTAAAAATTCAGTTAATTAACTAGATAAAAATTACTTGAGGAAGTCGCTCATCTCATCGATGACTTCCAGGCAGTTATCAGATAGAACTGAGAGTTCCTGTTCGATCTCCTGCATATCCGAGTGCACCGACAGCGCACCATAAACAACGTATTTGTCATCTACTTTTGCGAAGGATGACAATGGCATCGGGATGTTAAGCTCTAACATGGTTTCAAACATCGCCATGCGAGTTTCCTGTTTGACTTCGTCTTCACCCCAAAGGTAACTGATACAGAGAACCTGGTTTTCCGTTACCGATACAAATACGGGTATCTCTTCACGACCTACGATATTGACCTGCAATACTTCGACTTCACCATCGATTGGGTAGCAATCGAATTGAAGGCCTGTGTGACTCTTGTCACAAAGATCATTGAGGTGGTTAGCAATATTGTGGATATTCATATTTGTCCTCTTTGACATATTATGTCTGCGGTTAAAGATAGCACTGCGACATAATATGTCAAGTGCTATTTTTGAAAAAAATCATAACTCCCTGGTTTTCATCCCAGGCCTGCTGGTGATACTGGTATAACTGCATCGAGCCAATTCTGTTGGCTTGAATCTTGTCTATATCTTTATAGAAATTCCCCGGGAATTCGAAGGCGCCCTTGATAAGCCCAGGCGTCAACCAGTCATCTGTTATGGACAGCTGTTTGATATTACTCAGTCTTGCCTTGGCATTCTTGCCCGATGCAGTGGCTATGCTCCAGCCCCACTCGCCGAAACTCGGTACATTGTGGTGGTACTGGCTAACATCGAAGCCCGCAAGTGCTAAGGTTTTTCCAACAGAAATAAAGGCCTTAGGTGCATGATAGGGGGATGTCGACTGTACTGTTAGGGCGCCGTCGGCACTCAAGAGTTCTTTTAATTTCTTATAAAAAAGATCTGAGTATAGCTTGTTGAGATCCGGATGGCTGGGGTCCGGTAGGTCGACTATGATGACATCATATTTTTCGCCTTTCTTCAGTAGTTTATCTACGCCATTGAAGGCGTCGTCCACCAAGACTTCGACCCTAGGGTCGTTGAGGGAATCACCATTGAGTTTGAGCAAGGTTTGGCTCAAACGCTTCGGCATATCGGCGTCGTGAGAGGTGAACAGGGCTAGCAGATCTTTATCGAGATCCATCAAGGTGACGTGTTTAGGCTGCCACTTCAAAACCTGTTTTAGCCCTAATCCATCGCCGCCGCCTATGATCAACACCTTGTCATGGCGAGCTGCCGCTTCCATGGTCGGATGGACCAGAAATGCATGATAGATATGCTCGTCAATACTGGAGAATTGTAACCTGCCATTGATATACAGAGAATAGACAGGATCTATGCCACTGCCTCTGAGCCTCTCGGTAAAGGTGAGCTGCTGAAAACGGGTCGATTTGGCATAGATAACCTGATCTTTATAGAGCAAATTATTGAAATTTTGCTCCCAGCCGGGACCGTGCCAGGCCAACAGAAGTAAGATACCCGATGCGATAAAATGGCCAACCAGCAAGACTTTGACGAACTTGATGCGATCCCAGAAGCGCCAGATGAAGATAAAGCCTGCCAATAAGTTAAAGCTGGCAGTCAAGGCAGCCGCAAGCTGAATATCTATGGCTAGCATAAAGGTCACCCAGATGGCGGCTCCTATACCTGCACCTATGTAGTCGGCGCCATAAATGGTGCCGGCATTATGCATCAAATGCTCATCACATAGAGACTGGCGCACACGAGCTATGAGGGGGATCTCCATGCCAATCATCAAGCCGAGTAATATGCCCCAGAAATAAGGTAAATACTCACTCAGATGCTGTAGTAGGCCGATGAAACCACCTTCGGGGAGTTGATCTGGTGGTAAGCCTAATGTGCTAGCTATGATCAGAGGTAGCTGTTGACCGAAGCCGATAACGGCAGCTGTGATCAAGATGGCCAGTGAGCCACACAGGGCAACGCTGAGTTCGAGTACGGCAAAACCTGTGTAGGCACAGCGTATCTTTCTGGCAGCGAATGCCCCGACTCCCATGGAGACGATCATCAGGCCTATCATGGTATAGATGGCGGCCTCTAAGGCTCCTAGGATTCGACCGGCATAATGAGAGAGTAGATATTCATAAATTAAACCACAGCCAGCGAGTACGGCCATGATGCCTAGCAATAAGGTATCGTCGAACCAGCTGAGTTTTCTTTCTTGGTTTGTCGAGCCGGTATTAAGCGCTGATTCAGTCACTTGCATCTCTTGCGTTAAGGAAAATAAAACGGCTAATCAGATGATTAACCGTATTTTGGGAACGTTAATTAATTTAATACATCAAGCTGGTAAGTATGAGAGCCACGGCGACACTGATGGCTAACTCTACGGTAGCTATACCTATGTTGTGTTGCTGTTCCACTTCCTGGGCCAAGTTAATGTTAGAAAGTACTAACTTCTTCACTATCTTTATCAGCACAGTGAGTGCTACTAACATGATGACCGAGAAGATTAGCCAACCTATCAGGTTTGCTATGTAGGCCTGTGGGTTATAGATAATGAAATGACTCGCGGCGTTGAAGCTCAGTGCCATGGCAAGCATATATCCGCTATGACGAATCGCCACGGCAGTATGACCCTGAACTAGGGCATCTTGCATGGAAGCATCTTGGTTACGTTTGGCATATCTGTGCTCACGAAAACGTGTCAGTAGTACTAACATGAGTTGAGAAATGGCGAAGGCACTGAAGATGGCGATGAAGGTATCGACAGTCAGATCTTCGGCCCAGATAAGTACAGAGCGGATGATAATCGCCGTGGCTATCGCAGCGCAGGCATCGACGATGGCAACTGAGATATTGCCTTTAAGGATCTGTTCACCCTTATTGAACTCATTGAGTGCGATCTTATCGTGAAGATATCGACCTAACTTGATCAGTATCAGACCAAATAAACCGTAGGCACTCATGCCTATTGCTTCGGCAGCATAAGAGCTGGCAGCCTCACCCGAGATGGCTCCGGTAAGCACAATACCAAGGCCCGCTATGGCGCCAGCAGTGCTGATGCCGAAGGCAAAGTTATCTCTTTCTGCCAGTTCGACTCGACTATCGACCTTAGCCGTCCAGCCTTGAAGATAACGCATCAAGGTAAGCAGAATAATGGCGATAGTCAGATCGATCACTAATATGATCGCCAGATCCGTTGTTATGCCAAAGTGTTGAAATATTGTCATGTGATTTCCTTACCTATTTGCCTCGGCGTACACCGCGAGTCGTGCGACTGTTAGAATTGCGGAAGTTACTGTTCTTAGAGTAATTAGAACGGAACTTACTGCTACTTTTACTGCGAGTGCCTGTGGTGCTCGCCTTAGGTGTACTTGTGCTTTGTCTCGATAGGCTGGTAGAGCCTGAGCGTGACTTAGCATAGGGGCTATCGAACTTCTTCCCTTGTGAGCTGAATTGTTTCTTGGTGCGCTCGAAGGTCTTATTCTGTGCGCTGGCTTGTTTGGGGGAGGTATAGCGGGAACGCCCCACATCGTTGTAATAGCTGTAGTTTCTTCGACCTGACCAACGATCGTAGCCGATAGGTCCGCGCATCACGTTGGAGAACATGGAATACATACCGTACCAGGCCCAGAAGGACGTGCCGCTAGAACCTGTTTGCCAGCTGCCATAACCTGGGTTACCCACAAGTTGACTACCAGCACCGAAATTATCGGCTCCGTTAGCCAGGGCTGAGGCCTCACGGCTAATGGAGTTCACTCTGGCTAGGGCGCCATCAGACATGTCGGCGACCACATTGAGAGGATCTGAGATCATATCGTTATACAGGCTAGGATCGGCGGCATAATAGACATTTTCAGCTTCGGACAACTGCTGATCGAGATCCACATACTTGCTGGCGTTACCGAGATCTCGATATCGACTCATCAAAGAGGTGTACATGGGGCCCTTGGTGGTCGCATCTTTGGCGAGTTCACCAAATAGTGGTGCCATTTCCGGTTTCTGCTGCTGCATAATACTCGTGTACTGCTTGAGTAACATTGCATTACGGATCTGGCCGTCATTGAGCATCTGGCCCAAGGTATCGATTCTCTGGCCGGCGAGTTGCTGAAATTGAGCAATCTTGTCGGGTCTGTCATCGCCACAACCAACTAAGGTGAATAGCAATGTAACAGTGAGAATACGCATAAGCATTGCTGCCATGTTTTCTCCATTATTATTTGGTGGTGACTGAATTTTATTTTCAGCGCAAGATTTCACTACCCAAGATAGTGCTTGCTTAGGGTATAGTAACCTTTCAACTGAGTTTATAAATAGTCGTTTTATCTAAGATATCAGTTAGCTGTTCATCTTAATGCAAGATGATGACTAATATATATCATTCGGGACATAAGCAGATCATTTAAGACATATCTATATCACCAAAGACATAATATGTCGACAGCCAAAATTGTTAAGGATTATGATCACCATGGAAAATATCAGTAACAAGCCCTTATCTGCCATCATAGTTAAAGTTGCAGATCGTTACTGGCAAAGGCTGAATGAAGCCTGGCCTGAGCTCCCCAGCACACTTAGCCAGCAGCAGAGCGACGAGCTGTATCGTATCATGGGACTCAGTGATTTTGTTGCAGAGCAATTATGTCGTCATCCGGATTGGATCTCTCCGCTTTTTAATGGACTGCTCGATAATTTGGAACGTCAAAGCTTAGATAAAGAGGTTCATGAGCTGCTTGAGGCCTGCACCAGTGAAGATGAAGTTAAGCTTCACCTTCGACGTTATCGAAATCAACAGATGGTGCGCTTAGCTTGGCGGGATTTTTTTGGTTATGTCAGTCTCGAAGACTCATTGTTAGATCTGTCGGCCCTGTCTGAAGCATTAGTGATAGCCGGGCGAGACTGGCTATATACAGATATGTGCAAGCAACTCGGCACCCCCTGTGATAGTGACGGTAATCCTCAGCCTTTACTCGTGTTAGGTATGGGTAAGCTAGGCGGGCGTGAGCTTAACTTCTCTTCCGATATCGATCTTATTTTTACCTTTCCAGAGCATGGCGAGACTCAGGGAGGACGCAGAAGCATAGCCAACCAGCAGTTCTTCATTCGCATGGGTCAACGTCTAGTTAACCTGCTACATCAAGTCACGGTCGATGGTTTCGTCTATCGCGTCGATATGCGCCTGCGCCCCTATGGCGAGAGTGGCCCCTTGGTGGTGAGTTTTAGTGGCCTGGAGGATTATTACCAGGAGCAGGGTCGGGACTGGGAGAGATATGCCATGGTCAAGGCCAGGGCGCTAGGTCCTTGGACGGCGTACTCAGATGAACTCCACTCCATGCTAAGACCTTTCGTCTATCGTCGCTATATTGATTTCTCTGCCATCGAATCTCTGCGCAAGATGAAGCAACTTATCACTCAGGAGGTGAGACGCAGACAGCTCACCGACAATATTAAGTTAGGCGCTGGTGGCATCCGCGAAGTTGAGTTTGTCATTCAGAGTTTTCAACTCATTCGTGGCGGCCGTGAGCCTTC
This portion of the Shewanella violacea DSS12 genome encodes:
- a CDS encoding YjfI family protein; its protein translation is MNIHNIANHLNDLCDKSHTGLQFDCYPIDGEVEVLQVNIVGREEIPVFVSVTENQVLCISYLWGEDEVKQETRMAMFETMLELNIPMPLSSFAKVDDKYVVYGALSVHSDMQEIEQELSVLSDNCLEVIDEMSDFLK
- a CDS encoding polyamine aminopropyltransferase, whose product is MQVTESALNTGSTNQERKLSWFDDTLLLGIMAVLAGCGLIYEYLLSHYAGRILGALEAAIYTMIGLMIVSMGVGAFAARKIRCAYTGFAVLELSVALCGSLAILITAAVIGFGQQLPLIIASTLGLPPDQLPEGGFIGLLQHLSEYLPYFWGILLGLMIGMEIPLIARVRQSLCDEHLMHNAGTIYGADYIGAGIGAAIWVTFMLAIDIQLAAALTASFNLLAGFIFIWRFWDRIKFVKVLLVGHFIASGILLLLAWHGPGWEQNFNNLLYKDQVIYAKSTRFQQLTFTERLRGSGIDPVYSLYINGRLQFSSIDEHIYHAFLVHPTMEAAARHDKVLIIGGGDGLGLKQVLKWQPKHVTLMDLDKDLLALFTSHDADMPKRLSQTLLKLNGDSLNDPRVEVLVDDAFNGVDKLLKKGEKYDVIIVDLPDPSHPDLNKLYSDLFYKKLKELLSADGALTVQSTSPYHAPKAFISVGKTLALAGFDVSQYHHNVPSFGEWGWSIATASGKNAKARLSNIKQLSITDDWLTPGLIKGAFEFPGNFYKDIDKIQANRIGSMQLYQYHQQAWDENQGVMIFFKNST
- a CDS encoding PspA/IM30 family protein encodes the protein MGILNKILTAFRGGATEVGQTIVDANSTRIFEQEIRDAEKHLTKAKRELTDVMAKEMQASREIDRLKRSVTEHEGFATQALEQDNETLALEVAEKIAQLDQELLEQQSANDSFSAHAARLKDLVRKTERQLTDYQRQLTMVKTTESVQKATASITNSFAGSNSKLLNAKDSLERIKARQQQFDDRLKASEALEDENSDKSLHAKLAEAGIGEQKSNANAVLERLKARK
- a CDS encoding DUF350 domain-containing protein, translated to MTIFQHFGITTDLAIILVIDLTIAIILLTLMRYLQGWTAKVDSRVELAERDNFAFGISTAGAIAGLGIVLTGAISGEAASSYAAEAIGMSAYGLFGLILIKLGRYLHDKIALNEFNKGEQILKGNISVAIVDACAAIATAIIIRSVLIWAEDLTVDTFIAIFSAFAISQLMLVLLTRFREHRYAKRNQDASMQDALVQGHTAVAIRHSGYMLAMALSFNAASHFIIYNPQAYIANLIGWLIFSVIMLVALTVLIKIVKKLVLSNINLAQEVEQQHNIGIATVELAISVAVALILTSLMY